A region of the Parasteatoda tepidariorum isolate YZ-2023 chromosome 7, CAS_Ptep_4.0, whole genome shotgun sequence genome:
GTTGCTATGCAATACAACATCTTTTTTCCAATCTGGATTAAAATAATCCCCAAACTGTTCacataaattgttcaaaatgcAAGCTGCATGCACAACTGGTACAGCATTGTCTATTCTGGTCTCCAGCaactttaaaattctgaatCGAGCTTTCAACCTTCCAAAAGCATTTTCAACAATTGCCCGTCCTCTTGATAAagaagaattgtattttttcaatatgtcGGGCATTGCTGAATGTTCCTCATAAGGCTTTTGTAAAGTTTCCAAAAGTGGAAAGGCAGAATCCCCAAGAAAACACAGTGGGACTGAACACCCTTTGATTGTTTCAGATAATTTGAACAGCAAAGGATTTTCAGTCAGATAATTGTAGAACGCAGAATTCTGTAATACAAAAGCGTCATTGTTCCGTCCAGGAGACCCAATATTCACGTACGTAAATTCATAATTGTGATTCACAACAGCTATCAGCACGATACTATAAAATGACTTGTAGTTATAGTAGCTCGTAGCATGCATTTTCGGTGGCTGGATCTTAATGTGGGTTCCGTCAATAGCCCCCAAGCACTGTGGAAAACCCCAGCGATCCTTAAATGCATCTCTGGCCTCTATCAATTCTTCTTCGGTTGATGGAAGATGAATTAGATCACCACATTCCTCCacaaaaactttacaaaattcaAGGGTAATTTTGCAAACAATGCTTTTGGATACACCAAACAAGTGAGCAACTGTTCTATATTCTGCAGATGAACTTAAAGCATACAAAGCAATGGCAATTCGCTTTTCTTTACGAATAGCCTTCCGGAATTTTGTATCCTTTCTGTCAAGGACGCATAGCTTTTCGCACAAGAACTGATACGTTCTTTTGCTGATCCTGAAGTTTTCTCTCCACTGGCTGTCAGACATTGGAGGAACAAAATCTTGCCAAAAGTAACTGTGTCTTTCTAAAGTCCACACAGAATGCCTCCTTAAACAAATGGATGCacttaagattaaaaacaaGCGCAACACTTTGTTTCGCTCTCTTCTTCTTTGCTGAAGTAAATTTAGTAGAAGCTGCTGATTCTGCTGTAGCAGAACTAAACTGACTTCTAAGGACTCCatccaaaattaaaacatttgagaTGAAGAAagtaagataagaaaaaaaagtagtgttaAAATATGTAGTAAAGTAATTAAGCAgtaatagaaatgaaaattaaaaattcggtTTTAAAGAACAGCAAAACAGTCAAATggttatatgaaaaaattaaaatcgaagataatgcaataaaatatgttattttaaaaatgtaaaacagagaaacaagaaaaaatcaatgaaaatattagttctgaaaagaactgttttttttaaagataatgaatGATGgaggaataaattaaatagcaacAGGCAACTCAGGATATAATGGATGTCAAACGACGCTAAGTAGGGTTTCAGTTTCAGTTTCGAAGTCTTTTTTGCCACACTTGTAACAAGCTTTTAGCTTACTTTGCTCAACATGAATGATCTAAATAATCTAGGTACCAGATGCAATCGTTAGTTTAATCTAGTTTCGAGAGTACATAAGTGGAAACGCTCTTTTGACGATCGGATTTCGTGTAATCTAGATTACTGGCAATCCAGATTATCTACAGCTAGTGGAAACAGGGTTTAaacaatatctttcaaaaaatagcaGCGATcaagtattgtatttttaaatctcaagTAAGTCACTAGTGGAAACAGGGTTATATTATCGCTTTGgatacaatgaatttttttaatgtaaattaatggTTTTTGCTCGTGaccattcatataaaattagtttaatacaaaa
Encoded here:
- the LOC122271884 gene encoding uncharacterized protein, translating into MESLEVSLVLLQQNQQLLLNLLQQRRRERNKVLRLFLILSASICLRRHSVWTLERHSYFWQDFVPPMSDSQWRENFRISKRTYQFLCEKLCVLDRKDTKFRKAIRKEKRIAIALYALSSSAEYRTVAHLFGVSKSIVCKITLEFCKVFVEECGDLIHLPSTEEELIEARDAFKDRWGFPQCLGAIDGTHIKIQPPKMHATSYYNYKSFYSIVLIAVVNHNYEFTYVNIGSPGRNNDAFVLQNSAFYNYLTENPLLFKLSETIKGCSVPLCFLGDSAFPLLETLQKPYEEHSAMPDILKKYNSSLSRGRAIVENAFGRLKARFRILKLLETRIDNAVPVVHAACILNNLCEQFGDYFNPDWKKDVVLHSNDTTCVMGNNKNQPKLVRDAMAAYFYENNE